One window of Mustela nigripes isolate SB6536 unplaced genomic scaffold, MUSNIG.SB6536 HiC_scaffold_290, whole genome shotgun sequence genomic DNA carries:
- the LOC132008565 gene encoding ral guanine nucleotide dissociation stimulator-like isoform X1, with the protein MLESSIFCREGTIPVRHNGLSKVQTRSWLKPPPRCLRIFRGRRHKNAPEDMVQELNVDIRCSHSLKDKKPHRANRVWRWLRGENGSTRKRNKTSIVWNTRASSLEAGIDYLVTAVIKQDLNYVNTFLEIYRTLATTQEVLDLLFARFGCVYSTYDEVGGPQDQRNMAIYAILYMWVERYPGDFVQPPEFSNLHALLAYLQVNLPGSDLLRRAQLLLPERQRAETTEPEAGAPAPEPDQDVSQKVVPAATLAPAAPLRPELVPSIPAMAAHYGLGRPVTPPDPLGPGQMVVRALVHFSATEEPPGLLTFLDDQQGPAHELPPPASVEQAGSTPEQHLVLATTRNHVFPIALVALFVFLLFCVYVYNYILDLIK; encoded by the exons ATGCTGGAATCCTCCATATTTTGCAGAGAAGGGACCATCCCTGTCAGGCACAATGGCTTATCTAAGGTCCAAACCAG AAGTTGGCTGAAACCACCCCCGCGATGCCTCAGGATATTTCGAGGGAGACGCCATAAG AACGCTCCAGAGGACATGGTGCAGGAACTGAATGTTGACATCCGCTGCTCTCATTCCCTAAAGGACAAGAAGCCTCACAGGGCCAACAGAGTCTGGCGCTGGCTCAGG GGGGAAAATGGCTCAACGAGGAAGAGGAATAAGACCTCGATAGTATGGAACACTCGTGCCAGTTCATTGGAGGCCGGAATAGATTACCTGGTGACTGCCGTCATAAAACAAGATCTAAACTATGTTAACACGTTTCTGGAAATATATCGCACCCTTGCTACCACCCAGGAGGTGCTGGACCTCCTCTTTGCAAG ATTCGGATGTGTTTACTCCACGTATGACGAGGTCGGCGGACCCCAGGACCAGCGCAACAT GGCCATCTATGCCATCCTGTATATGTGGGTGGAAAGGTATCCAGGAGACTTTGTGCAGCCTCCAGAGTTTTCCAACTTGCATGCTCTACTGGCCTACCTGCAGGTCAATTTGCCTGGCTCGGACCTGCTGCGCCGTGCCCAGCTTCTGCTGCCAGAAAGGCAGCGCGCTGAGACCAcagagccagaggctgggg CACCGGCCCCAGAGCCAGATCAGGATGTGTCTCAGAAAGTTGTTCCAGCAGCCACTCTGGCACCCGCTGCACCTCTGAGGCCTGAGCTGGTCCCCTCCATCCCTGCTATGGCTGCTCATTATGGGTTAGGAAGACCAGTGACCCCCCCTGACCCGTTGGGGCCAGGGCAGATGGTCGTCAGGGCCCTCGTTCACTTCTCTGCCACGGAAGAGCCACCTGGCCTTTTGACTTTCCTGGATGACCAGCAGGGTCCTGCCCACGAGCTGCCACCCCCTGCCTCCGTGGAGcaagcaggctccactcctgAGCAGCACCTCGTGCTTGCTACAACCAGAAATCATGTCTTTCCCATCGCCCTCGttgctttatttgtatttcttctgttttgtgtatatgtatataattacatactagatttaattaaataa
- the LOC132008565 gene encoding ral guanine nucleotide dissociation stimulator-like isoform X3, which translates to MAIYAILYMWVERYPGDFVQPPEFSNLHALLAYLQVNLPGSDLLRRAQLLLPERQRAETTEPEAGAPAPEPDQDVSQKVVPAATLAPAAPLRPELVPSIPAMAAHYGLGRPVTPPDPLGPGQMVVRALVHFSATEEPPGLLTFLDDQQGPAHELPPPASVEQAGSTPEQHLVLATTRNHVFPIALVALFVFLLFCVYVYNYILDLIK; encoded by the exons AT GGCCATCTATGCCATCCTGTATATGTGGGTGGAAAGGTATCCAGGAGACTTTGTGCAGCCTCCAGAGTTTTCCAACTTGCATGCTCTACTGGCCTACCTGCAGGTCAATTTGCCTGGCTCGGACCTGCTGCGCCGTGCCCAGCTTCTGCTGCCAGAAAGGCAGCGCGCTGAGACCAcagagccagaggctgggg CACCGGCCCCAGAGCCAGATCAGGATGTGTCTCAGAAAGTTGTTCCAGCAGCCACTCTGGCACCCGCTGCACCTCTGAGGCCTGAGCTGGTCCCCTCCATCCCTGCTATGGCTGCTCATTATGGGTTAGGAAGACCAGTGACCCCCCCTGACCCGTTGGGGCCAGGGCAGATGGTCGTCAGGGCCCTCGTTCACTTCTCTGCCACGGAAGAGCCACCTGGCCTTTTGACTTTCCTGGATGACCAGCAGGGTCCTGCCCACGAGCTGCCACCCCCTGCCTCCGTGGAGcaagcaggctccactcctgAGCAGCACCTCGTGCTTGCTACAACCAGAAATCATGTCTTTCCCATCGCCCTCGttgctttatttgtatttcttctgttttgtgtatatgtatataattacatactagatttaattaaataa
- the LOC132008565 gene encoding ral guanine nucleotide dissociation stimulator-like isoform X4: MLESSIFCREGTIPVRHNGLSKVQTRSWLKPPPRCLRIFRGRRHKNAPEDMVQELNVDIRCSHSLKDKKPHRANRVWRWLRGENGSTRKRNKTSIVWNTRASSLEAGIDYLVTAVIKQDLNYVNTFLEIYRTLATTQEVLDLLFARFGCVYSTYDEVGGPQDQRNITGPRARSGCVSESCSSSHSGTRCTSEA, from the exons ATGCTGGAATCCTCCATATTTTGCAGAGAAGGGACCATCCCTGTCAGGCACAATGGCTTATCTAAGGTCCAAACCAG AAGTTGGCTGAAACCACCCCCGCGATGCCTCAGGATATTTCGAGGGAGACGCCATAAG AACGCTCCAGAGGACATGGTGCAGGAACTGAATGTTGACATCCGCTGCTCTCATTCCCTAAAGGACAAGAAGCCTCACAGGGCCAACAGAGTCTGGCGCTGGCTCAGG GGGGAAAATGGCTCAACGAGGAAGAGGAATAAGACCTCGATAGTATGGAACACTCGTGCCAGTTCATTGGAGGCCGGAATAGATTACCTGGTGACTGCCGTCATAAAACAAGATCTAAACTATGTTAACACGTTTCTGGAAATATATCGCACCCTTGCTACCACCCAGGAGGTGCTGGACCTCCTCTTTGCAAG ATTCGGATGTGTTTACTCCACGTATGACGAGGTCGGCGGACCCCAGGACCAGCGCAACAT CACCGGCCCCAGAGCCAGATCAGGATGTGTCTCAGAAAGTTGTTCCAGCAGCCACTCTGGCACCCGCTGCACCTCTGAGGCCTGA
- the LOC132008565 gene encoding ral guanine nucleotide dissociation stimulator-like isoform X2, with amino-acid sequence MLESSIFCREGTIPVRHNGLSKVQTRSWLKPPPRCLRIFRGRRHKNAPEDMVQELNVDIRCSHSLKDKKPHRANRVWRWLRGENGSTRKRNKTSIVWNTRASSLEAGIDYLVTAVIKQDLNYVNTFLEIYRTLATTQEVLDLLFARFGCVYSTYDEVGGPQDQRNMAIYAILYMWVERYPGDFVQPPEFSNLHALLAYLQVNLPGSDLLRRAQLLLPERQRAETTEPEAGGEEDWG; translated from the exons ATGCTGGAATCCTCCATATTTTGCAGAGAAGGGACCATCCCTGTCAGGCACAATGGCTTATCTAAGGTCCAAACCAG AAGTTGGCTGAAACCACCCCCGCGATGCCTCAGGATATTTCGAGGGAGACGCCATAAG AACGCTCCAGAGGACATGGTGCAGGAACTGAATGTTGACATCCGCTGCTCTCATTCCCTAAAGGACAAGAAGCCTCACAGGGCCAACAGAGTCTGGCGCTGGCTCAGG GGGGAAAATGGCTCAACGAGGAAGAGGAATAAGACCTCGATAGTATGGAACACTCGTGCCAGTTCATTGGAGGCCGGAATAGATTACCTGGTGACTGCCGTCATAAAACAAGATCTAAACTATGTTAACACGTTTCTGGAAATATATCGCACCCTTGCTACCACCCAGGAGGTGCTGGACCTCCTCTTTGCAAG ATTCGGATGTGTTTACTCCACGTATGACGAGGTCGGCGGACCCCAGGACCAGCGCAACAT GGCCATCTATGCCATCCTGTATATGTGGGTGGAAAGGTATCCAGGAGACTTTGTGCAGCCTCCAGAGTTTTCCAACTTGCATGCTCTACTGGCCTACCTGCAGGTCAATTTGCCTGGCTCGGACCTGCTGCGCCGTGCCCAGCTTCTGCTGCCAGAAAGGCAGCGCGCTGAGACCAcagagccagaggctgggggtgaggaggacTGGGGGTGA